In Candidatus Eisenbacteria bacterium, one DNA window encodes the following:
- the tal gene encoding transaldolase, whose protein sequence is MKRTPIIALHELGQSVWLDNINAGLIESGELQRLISEGSVYGVTSNPTIFKNAIGADESSYPAQISRLASEGRSADEIFDAVSARDIVRTADLLAERFRNGNGRDGFVSLEVKPSLAHDTAGTIEEARRLWKLVDRPNLFVKIPATKEGIPAIETMISEGVSVNVTLLFSRPQYVEVAEAYRRGIERRIRAGKPLDGLHSVASLFVSRLDTAVDKELDARAAKASGEAERRKLLDLRGKAAVANALDVWEEYRERFFGPAFDDLRREGARPQWILWASTGTKNPSYSDTKYVDELASPDSINTMPRETLDAVLDHGRVEGNRVDPAVEPARRTRKEFADLGISLQERCDKLLVEGVASFAKSFDEMMDVIRERSAALAHRR, encoded by the coding sequence ATGAAACGAACGCCCATCATCGCCCTGCACGAGCTCGGACAGAGCGTCTGGCTCGACAACATCAACGCGGGGCTCATCGAGTCGGGCGAGCTGCAACGCCTGATCTCGGAAGGCTCCGTCTACGGCGTCACCTCGAACCCGACGATCTTCAAGAACGCGATCGGCGCGGACGAGAGCTCCTACCCCGCCCAGATCTCGCGGCTGGCCTCGGAGGGAAGGTCCGCGGACGAGATCTTCGACGCCGTCTCGGCGCGCGACATCGTACGCACGGCGGATCTCCTCGCGGAGCGGTTCCGGAACGGGAACGGCCGCGACGGTTTCGTGAGCCTCGAGGTGAAACCCTCGCTGGCGCACGACACCGCGGGCACGATCGAGGAGGCGCGCCGGCTCTGGAAGCTGGTCGACCGCCCGAACCTCTTCGTCAAGATTCCCGCCACGAAGGAAGGCATCCCCGCGATCGAGACCATGATCTCGGAGGGCGTCAGCGTGAACGTGACGCTCCTCTTCTCGCGGCCTCAGTATGTCGAGGTGGCCGAAGCGTATCGCCGCGGGATCGAGCGGCGGATCCGCGCCGGGAAGCCGCTCGACGGTCTCCACTCGGTGGCGAGCCTCTTCGTGAGCCGGCTCGACACGGCGGTGGACAAGGAGCTCGACGCGCGCGCCGCGAAGGCGTCGGGCGAAGCGGAACGGCGCAAGCTCCTCGATCTCCGCGGAAAGGCCGCCGTCGCGAACGCGCTGGACGTGTGGGAGGAGTACCGCGAGCGGTTCTTCGGTCCGGCGTTCGACGACCTCCGCCGGGAGGGCGCGCGTCCGCAGTGGATCCTCTGGGCCAGTACGGGGACGAAGAATCCGTCGTACTCCGACACGAAGTACGTCGACGAGCTGGCCAGCCCCGACTCGATCAACACGATGCCCCGCGAGACCCTCGACGCGGTGCTGGATCACGGCAGGGTCGAAGGCAACCGCGTGGATCCCGCGGTCGAGCCGGCGCGCCGGACCCGCAAGGAGTTCGCGGATCTCGGGATCTCGCTCCAGGAGCGCTGCGACAAGCTGCTGGTGGAGGGCGTCGCCTCGTTCGCCAAGTCGTTCGACGAGATGATGGACGTCATCCGGGAGCGCTCGGCGGCCCTGGCTCACCGGCGCTGA
- a CDS encoding glucose-6-phosphate isomerase, translated as MKPIRQTETPGSVERAYAAALEELSASGAIRRLAKQDPTLWGTRGDRVAVAKNRLGWVDAPSWLEPRIGELRSFATRVRDEGFTRVLLLGMGGSSLAPEVLQSVCTPGPGAPTLDVLDSTDPVAIQNIEEASRLDRTCFLVSSKSGGTIETMSQLAYFRARLEDSGVEEPGSRFAAVTDPGSPLDALAKAAGFRAVFRNPADVGGRYSALTYFGMVPAALLGLDLPGLHARAAEARRESLAERPEENGALRLAALLAAAAREGRDKLTIVTSSALRPLGYWIEQLVAESTGKDGVGIIPVEGEPLGPAHHYGPDRILLSISVDGEPDPDGDRLLTEWTRGGNPAVRIELPDRDSVAGEFYRWEVATALAGALLDIDPFDEPNVQESKDATREILAELERTRALPGEHFRTHADGVEIHAPDELWSRLTSGVPSMPSLELVLNRFLALAGPGDYLAILAYLERTAATEASFALLRRAIRNAIHLPVLQGYGPRYLHSIGQLYKGGPPRGLFLEITTADPSDLPIPGKAFTFGQLKTAQAVGDVRSLERHGRPALRLHLARGLETGLASVTQAAERAVSALSAI; from the coding sequence GTGAAGCCCATCCGTCAGACCGAGACTCCGGGCTCGGTCGAGCGAGCCTATGCTGCCGCGCTCGAGGAGCTGAGCGCCTCGGGCGCGATCCGCCGCCTCGCGAAGCAGGACCCGACCCTCTGGGGAACGCGGGGCGACCGTGTGGCGGTCGCGAAGAACCGTCTCGGCTGGGTGGACGCTCCCTCCTGGCTCGAGCCTCGCATCGGCGAGCTTCGCTCGTTCGCGACCCGGGTGCGCGACGAGGGATTCACGAGGGTCCTCCTCCTCGGCATGGGGGGCTCGAGCCTCGCGCCCGAGGTGCTCCAGAGCGTCTGCACCCCCGGACCCGGCGCTCCCACCCTCGACGTGCTCGACTCCACCGATCCCGTCGCCATCCAGAACATCGAGGAGGCGAGCCGTCTCGACCGCACGTGCTTCCTCGTCTCGAGCAAGTCCGGCGGCACCATCGAGACGATGAGCCAGCTCGCCTACTTTCGCGCGCGGCTGGAGGACTCCGGAGTCGAGGAGCCGGGATCGCGCTTCGCCGCCGTCACGGATCCGGGATCGCCCCTCGACGCGCTCGCGAAGGCGGCTGGATTCCGCGCCGTGTTCCGAAACCCCGCCGACGTGGGCGGCCGCTACTCGGCGCTCACGTATTTCGGGATGGTTCCCGCGGCGCTCCTCGGCCTCGACCTTCCCGGGCTCCACGCGCGCGCGGCCGAGGCGCGTCGCGAGTCGCTCGCCGAGCGCCCCGAGGAGAACGGAGCGCTCCGGCTCGCGGCGCTCCTCGCCGCCGCGGCGAGGGAGGGACGGGACAAGCTCACCATCGTCACCTCGTCCGCGCTCCGCCCGCTCGGCTACTGGATCGAGCAGCTCGTGGCCGAGAGCACGGGCAAGGACGGCGTGGGGATCATTCCCGTGGAGGGAGAGCCGCTCGGCCCGGCGCACCACTACGGCCCGGACCGGATCCTGCTCTCGATCTCCGTGGACGGCGAGCCGGATCCCGACGGCGACCGGCTCCTCACCGAGTGGACGCGGGGGGGGAACCCCGCCGTCCGGATCGAGCTCCCCGACCGGGACTCCGTGGCGGGCGAGTTCTACCGGTGGGAGGTCGCGACGGCGCTCGCGGGAGCGCTCCTCGACATCGACCCCTTCGACGAGCCGAACGTGCAGGAGAGCAAGGATGCGACGCGCGAGATCCTGGCCGAGCTCGAGCGCACGCGCGCGCTGCCGGGCGAGCACTTCCGGACGCACGCGGACGGCGTCGAGATCCATGCTCCGGACGAGCTCTGGTCGCGTCTCACGTCGGGCGTTCCCTCGATGCCGAGCCTCGAGCTGGTGCTGAACCGTTTCCTCGCGCTGGCGGGACCCGGCGACTACCTCGCGATCCTCGCCTATCTCGAGCGCACCGCGGCGACCGAGGCGTCGTTCGCGCTCCTGCGCCGCGCGATCCGGAACGCGATCCATCTTCCCGTGCTCCAGGGATACGGACCGCGCTATCTCCACTCGATCGGCCAGCTCTACAAGGGCGGCCCGCCCAGGGGTCTCTTCCTCGAGATCACGACGGCCGACCCGAGCGATCTCCCGATTCCCGGGAAGGCCTTCACGTTCGGGCAGCTCAAGACCGCGCAGGCGGTGGGCGACGTGCGCTCCCTGGAGAGGCACGGACGTCCGGCCCTGAGGCTCCATCTCGCGCGCGGGCTCGAGACAGGTCTCGCGTCGGTCACGCAGGCGGCCGAGCGAGCGGTGTCCGCGCTCTCCGCGATCTAG
- a CDS encoding VOC family protein, protein MPARKKASRKAARPAARKKSSPRAKAAPKRAAAPKKAAPRTKPATAGSAPGMTASVPSAIGAMVHHLDYTTHDPDGVRRFYTQVLGFSKFDHDDQFSYLWVQTGPSSSIGFMPPMPGMGEASPAKEPTLYFMVKDVDRAYQALSAKGVMFEGPPADMPWGHRVVRTADPEGRTVMLATRKS, encoded by the coding sequence ATGCCCGCTCGCAAGAAGGCGTCACGGAAGGCGGCCCGGCCGGCCGCACGCAAGAAGTCCTCTCCTCGCGCGAAGGCCGCGCCGAAGAGGGCCGCGGCCCCGAAGAAGGCCGCCCCACGAACCAAGCCCGCCACGGCGGGATCCGCGCCGGGAATGACCGCGAGCGTTCCGAGCGCGATCGGCGCCATGGTGCACCATCTCGACTACACGACGCACGATCCGGACGGCGTTCGCCGCTTCTACACGCAGGTTCTCGGGTTCAGCAAGTTCGATCACGACGATCAGTTCAGCTATCTCTGGGTCCAGACCGGACCGAGCTCGAGCATCGGCTTCATGCCCCCGATGCCGGGCATGGGCGAGGCCAGCCCGGCCAAGGAGCCGACCCTCTACTTCATGGTGAAGGACGTCGACCGCGCCTATCAGGCCCTCTCCGCGAAGGGCGTGATGTTCGAGGGGCCGCCCGCGGACATGCCGTGGGGACACCGCGTCGTCCGCACGGCGGATCCCGAGGGTCGCACCGTGATGCTCGCGACCCGGAAGTCCTGA
- a CDS encoding hemerythrin domain-containing protein produces the protein MTAPAKRPTDPLRSEHARILSSLHALGERIEKLHESGTLDQLALAREVIDFVHRQVIPHARAEEYTLYPAADWAAGEGSRMTELPRYEHGLILRRCQALEKAVSAGAPAGKLMHLCYGILGLVAAHFQGTEEIVLPYLDRAFDATRFEKEVLTPLRVERSAKR, from the coding sequence ATGACGGCGCCCGCCAAGCGGCCGACCGATCCTCTCCGTTCCGAGCACGCGCGCATCCTGTCGTCGCTCCATGCGCTCGGCGAGCGGATCGAGAAGCTCCATGAGTCGGGGACGCTGGACCAGCTCGCCCTCGCCCGCGAGGTGATCGACTTCGTTCACCGCCAGGTCATCCCGCACGCGCGCGCGGAGGAGTACACGCTGTACCCCGCCGCGGACTGGGCGGCCGGGGAAGGCTCCCGGATGACCGAGCTGCCGCGGTACGAGCACGGGCTCATCCTGCGCCGATGCCAGGCGCTCGAGAAGGCGGTCTCCGCGGGCGCGCCCGCCGGGAAGCTCATGCACCTCTGCTATGGAATTCTCGGGCTCGTGGCGGCCCACTTCCAGGGAACCGAGGAGATCGTCCTTCCGTACCTGGACCGCGCGTTCGACGCGACCCGCTTCGAGAAAGAGGTCCTCACGCCGCTCCGCGTGGAGCGGAGCGCGAAGCGCTAG
- the rpiB gene encoding ribose 5-phosphate isomerase B, with product MNVAVGADHAGYLLKERVKKHLESLGHRVIDMGTNSTESTDYPLYAIQVAEAVRDGRAERGVLVCDSGNGIAIAANKVEGIRAALAVNARHAELSRRHNDANVLVLGSMLLPENEEVPTLDAWFTAPFDGGRHARRVGQIVDYERTHQRQS from the coding sequence ATGAACGTGGCGGTGGGCGCCGATCACGCCGGGTACCTCCTCAAGGAACGGGTGAAGAAGCATCTCGAGTCCCTGGGACACCGCGTGATCGACATGGGCACGAACTCCACGGAGTCGACGGACTATCCGCTCTACGCGATCCAGGTCGCCGAGGCGGTGCGGGACGGCCGGGCGGAACGGGGAGTGCTCGTCTGCGACTCGGGGAACGGCATCGCGATCGCGGCGAACAAGGTCGAGGGCATCCGGGCCGCGCTCGCGGTGAATGCGAGACACGCCGAGCTCTCGCGCCGCCACAACGACGCGAACGTCCTCGTCCTCGGTTCGATGCTCCTTCCCGAGAACGAGGAGGTTCCGACCCTCGACGCCTGGTTCACGGCGCCCTTCGACGGAGGACGGCACGCCCGCCGCGTCGGGCAGATCGTGGACTACGAGCGGACGCACCAGCGTCAGTCCTGA
- a CDS encoding M3 family metallopeptidase codes for MSRIGMVLVALILANVSCAHASSSRAAAAGTAAEANAAAPSAIPLFYTGSPDAAALRAACQAELAKARESLDRMLAVRGARTLDNTLEPYSKAMMHADNAGSWSSLLESVHPDSAYRAAAEELTQATSKFLTEVSLNRAVYDALQAVDVSKADPATRHFVTRTLRDFRLAGVDRDDATRQRLQEIRDELVLVSQEFDRNIRNDSRTIQVTAAELLGLPQDYLDAHKPGPDGKITISIEYPDRFPVMTYATNGETRRRLQHETLNRAWPANRTVLDSLIAKRHRLATTLGYGNWADYITADKMIGSGAKAAEFIDRIATLTRDQAAKEYEVYLKRKREDDPKAAAVNRWEARYYEQLVRKRDFDYDAQEVRPYFPFEGVKRGILDVTSKLFGVTYTRIENAAVWHPSVEAYEVREGDRLLGRFFLDLHPRPGKYNHAAQFNVRTGVTGAQLPEAALVCNFAGGTPGDPGLMEHDDVLTFFHEFGHLLHTIFGGHQRWMPVSGIATEHDFVEAPSQMLEEWGQDAAVLRTFAKHHETGAPIPEELVAKMRRAKVFGRGIDTSFQVLFAAISLNIYNQEPSRVDPDSLARALETAIIPYPPMPDTHFQASFGHLNGYSAVYYTYLWSLVIAKDLFSRFDREKMLGSETATRYRRTVLEPGGTKPAQELVREFLGREFRYDAYEKYLRGEN; via the coding sequence ATGTCCCGAATCGGAATGGTCCTCGTGGCCCTGATCCTCGCGAACGTCTCGTGCGCTCACGCTTCCTCCTCCCGCGCGGCGGCCGCCGGAACGGCGGCCGAGGCGAACGCGGCGGCGCCCTCGGCGATCCCGCTCTTCTACACGGGAAGCCCGGACGCGGCCGCGCTCCGCGCCGCCTGCCAAGCGGAGCTCGCGAAGGCGAGGGAGAGCCTCGACCGCATGCTGGCGGTGAGGGGCGCGCGGACCCTGGACAACACGCTCGAGCCCTACAGCAAGGCCATGATGCACGCGGACAACGCGGGCAGCTGGTCGTCGCTCCTCGAGTCGGTGCATCCGGACTCGGCGTACCGCGCGGCCGCCGAGGAGCTGACGCAGGCCACGAGCAAGTTCCTGACCGAGGTGAGCCTGAACCGGGCCGTGTACGACGCGCTCCAGGCCGTGGACGTGTCGAAGGCCGACCCCGCGACGCGCCACTTCGTCACGAGGACGCTGCGCGACTTCCGGCTGGCGGGCGTGGATCGCGACGACGCGACCCGCCAGCGCCTCCAGGAGATCCGGGACGAGCTCGTCCTCGTGTCGCAGGAGTTCGACCGGAACATCCGAAACGACTCCCGTACGATCCAGGTCACGGCGGCAGAGCTCCTGGGACTTCCTCAGGACTACCTCGACGCCCACAAGCCGGGACCCGATGGGAAGATCACGATCTCGATCGAGTATCCCGACCGGTTTCCCGTGATGACCTACGCCACGAACGGGGAGACCCGGCGCCGCCTCCAGCACGAAACGCTGAATCGCGCGTGGCCCGCGAACCGGACGGTGCTCGACTCCCTCATCGCGAAGCGCCACCGCCTGGCGACCACGCTGGGATACGGGAACTGGGCGGACTACATCACGGCCGACAAGATGATCGGGAGCGGCGCGAAGGCCGCGGAGTTCATCGACCGCATCGCCACGCTCACCCGCGATCAGGCCGCGAAGGAGTACGAGGTCTACCTGAAGCGCAAGCGCGAGGACGATCCCAAGGCGGCCGCGGTGAATCGATGGGAAGCCCGATACTACGAGCAGCTCGTCCGGAAGCGCGATTTCGACTACGACGCTCAGGAGGTGCGGCCCTACTTCCCCTTCGAGGGAGTGAAGCGGGGCATTCTCGACGTGACCTCGAAGCTCTTCGGCGTGACGTACACGAGGATCGAGAACGCGGCCGTGTGGCACCCGAGCGTCGAAGCGTACGAGGTGCGCGAGGGGGATCGGCTCCTCGGGCGGTTCTTCCTGGACCTCCACCCCCGGCCCGGGAAGTACAACCACGCGGCGCAGTTCAACGTCCGCACGGGGGTGACCGGCGCGCAGCTCCCCGAGGCGGCGCTCGTCTGCAACTTCGCCGGAGGCACCCCCGGCGACCCCGGACTCATGGAGCACGACGACGTGCTCACCTTCTTCCACGAGTTCGGGCACCTGCTCCACACCATCTTCGGAGGCCATCAGCGATGGATGCCCGTCTCCGGCATCGCGACCGAGCACGACTTCGTCGAGGCGCCGTCCCAGATGCTCGAGGAGTGGGGGCAGGACGCGGCGGTGCTGCGAACCTTCGCCAAGCACCACGAGACCGGCGCGCCGATCCCCGAGGAATTGGTCGCGAAGATGCGTCGCGCGAAGGTGTTCGGGCGCGGGATCGACACCTCGTTCCAGGTTCTCTTCGCGGCGATCTCGCTCAACATCTACAACCAGGAGCCGTCACGCGTCGATCCCGACTCTCTGGCGAGGGCCCTCGAAACCGCCATCATTCCCTACCCGCCCATGCCGGACACGCACTTCCAAGCGTCCTTCGGCCATCTCAACGGGTACTCGGCCGTCTACTACACGTACCTCTGGTCGCTCGTCATCGCGAAGGATCTCTTCAGCCGGTTCGATCGGGAGAAGATGCTCGGGTCGGAGACGGCGACCCGCTATCGCCGGACCGTGCTGGAGCCGGGGGGAACGAAGCCCGCTCAGGAGCTGGTGCGCGAGTTCCTGGGGAGGGAGTTCCGGTACGACGCGTACGAGAAGTATCTACGCGGGGAGAACTAG